The Pongo abelii isolate AG06213 chromosome 20, NHGRI_mPonAbe1-v2.0_pri, whole genome shotgun sequence genome window below encodes:
- the ZNF766 gene encoding zinc finger protein 766 isoform X4 gives MLENYRNLVSLGRSCAVRSKAGNKPVTNQLGLTFQLPLPELEIFQGEGKIYDCNQVEKYISHSSSVSPLHRIYSGVKTHIFNKHRNDFVDFPLLSQEQKAHIRRKPYECIEQGRVFRVSSSLPNHQVIHTADKPNRCHECGKAVRDKSGLAEHWRIRTGEKPYKCKECGKLFNRIAYLARHEKVHTGESPYKCNECGKVFSRITYLVRHQKIHTREKPHKCNKCGKVYSSSSYLAQHWRIHTGEKLYKCNKCGKEFSGHSSLTTHLLIHTGEKPYKCKECDKAFRHKFSLTVHQRNHNGEKPYKCHECGKVFTQVSHLARHQKIHTGEKPYKCNECGKVFTQNSHLANHQRIHTGEKPYKCQVCGKVFRHSSWFVQHQRSVHEKVLTN, from the coding sequence GGAGAAGCTGTGCAGTGAGAAGCAAAGCAGGAAACAAGCCTGTTACAAATCAACTTGGATTAACCTTTCAGTTACCTCTGCCAGAACTGGAGATATTTCAAGGTGAAGGGAAGATTTATGACTGTAATCAAGTTGAAAAGTACATCAGCCATAGTTCTTCAGTTTCGCCACTTCACAGAATTTATTCTGGGGTCAAAACCcacatttttaataaacataggaatgattttgttgattttccattgctgtcacaagaacagaaagcACACATTAGGAGAAAACCGTACGAATGTATTGAGCAGGGCAGAGTCTTCAGAGTGTCTTCAAGCCTTCCTAATCATCAAGTAATCCACACTGCAGATAAACCTAACAGATGTCATGAATGTGGTAAAGCCGTGAGGGACAAGTCAGGCCTCGCAGAACATTGGAGAATTCGTAcgggagagaaaccttacaaatgtaaagaatgtggcaagCTCTTCAATCGAATTGCATACCTTGCACGACACGAGAAAGTGCATACTGGAGAGAGTCCTTACaaatgtaatgagtgtggcaaggTCTTCAGTCGAATTACATACCTTGTACGACATCAGAAAATTCATACTAGAGAGAAACCTCATAAATGTAACAAATGTGGCAAGGTTTATAGTAGCAGTTCATACCTAGCACAACATTGGAGaattcatacaggagagaaactTTACAAATGTAATAAATGTGGCAAAGAATTTAGTGGGCATTCAAGCCTCACCACCCATCTGTTaatccacactggagagaaaccttacaaatgtaaagaatgtgacAAGGCTTTTAGGCACAAGTTCTCCCTAACAGTTCATCAGAGAAATCATaatggagagaaaccttataaatGTCATGAATGTGGCAAAGTCTTCACTCAAGTTTCACACCTTGCACGACATCAgaaaattcacactggagagaaaccttacaaatgtaatgagTGTGGTAAAGTCTTCACTCAGAATTCACACCTTGCAAATCATCAGAGAatccatactggagagaaaccttacaaatgccAGGTGTGTGGTAAGGTCTTTAGGCACAGTTCATGGTTTGTACAGCATCAAAGAAGTGTTCATGAGAAAGTCCTTACAAACTGA